In Nocardia yunnanensis, one DNA window encodes the following:
- a CDS encoding NAD(P)-dependent oxidoreductase has translation MSGIAVVGLGVMGKPIARNLLSAGHDVVVWNRSDEPADELVSAGARRAGTVAEAMRMPVVFSMLSDDRAVAEIFLDSGVLAQAATGTVHVNLATVSTDLARRAHAVHTEHGVGYLAAPVFGRAPVAEAGALNILAAGDPALIDRVQPLFDVIGSKTWRLGDRPEQANIVKILGNYLIPCAIQSLGEAVSVAEAAGVDSGQFVELLSSTLFPGPVYTGYGAMIAERRYQPAGFTTALGQKDLNLALEAAAAQNIPLPIGQLLRTVFEQAIADGREADDWAVIAEQQPR, from the coding sequence ATGAGCGGTATCGCGGTCGTCGGTCTCGGAGTCATGGGGAAACCCATCGCGCGCAATCTCCTGAGTGCCGGCCACGACGTCGTGGTGTGGAATCGCTCCGACGAGCCCGCGGATGAACTGGTCTCGGCGGGCGCCCGCCGCGCAGGTACGGTCGCGGAGGCCATGCGCATGCCGGTGGTCTTCTCGATGCTGTCCGACGATCGAGCCGTCGCCGAGATTTTCCTCGACTCCGGTGTCCTGGCGCAGGCCGCGACCGGAACCGTTCACGTCAACCTCGCCACGGTCAGCACCGACCTGGCGCGCCGGGCGCACGCGGTGCATACCGAGCATGGTGTCGGCTACCTCGCGGCACCGGTCTTCGGTCGCGCCCCGGTCGCCGAAGCCGGTGCGCTCAATATCCTCGCGGCCGGTGACCCCGCGCTGATCGATCGCGTGCAGCCGCTTTTCGACGTGATCGGCTCGAAAACCTGGCGTCTCGGCGACCGCCCGGAGCAAGCCAATATCGTCAAGATCCTCGGAAATTACTTGATCCCGTGTGCAATTCAGTCTCTGGGCGAGGCCGTCAGCGTCGCGGAAGCCGCCGGCGTCGACTCCGGTCAATTCGTCGAGCTGCTCAGCTCGACGCTCTTCCCGGGACCCGTCTATACCGGTTACGGCGCGATGATCGCTGAACGCCGTTACCAGCCAGCGGGTTTCACCACGGCGCTGGGCCAGAAGGATCTGAACCTCGCCCTCGAAGCGGCAGCGGCCCAAAACATTCCACTCCCGATCGGTCAGCTGCTGCGCACCGTCTTCGAACAGGCCATCGCCGATGGTCGCGAAGCGGACGACTGGGCAGTCATCGCGGAACAGCAGCCGCGATGA
- a CDS encoding allantoate amidohydrolase has translation MRAEVASIFDPMWAEIAPIGRDGGTGGYRRYAWSDADLSLREWFRSCAAARSMDVEEDRNGNLWAWWLPRHWIGEPRGAFVTGSHLDSVPDGGAFDGPLGVVSAFTAVDVLRSRGVEPTIPIAVVAFSDEEGARFGVACLGSRLTAGALAPERALGLRDSDGITVAEALTRAGRDPHALGPDSTLTDRVGVFVELHVEQGRALDLLNRPLALASAIWPHGRWEFDFTGEANHAGTTRLVDRRDPMLPFAAAVRAARIEAAAREAVATFGKVLVAPNGTNAIPSRVRAWLDARAADQPTLDALVAQVIQLAAEQAAADGVELEVRTESLTPRVDFPTETRERLATALSHLGDIPVIPTQAGHDAGILAAHVPTAMLFVRNPTGVSHSPAEFAEATDCHTGASALADVMAAWATTTDTPDGPTDTPGGPTEPPGGAN, from the coding sequence ATGCGCGCAGAAGTGGCATCGATTTTCGATCCGATGTGGGCCGAGATCGCACCGATCGGGCGGGATGGCGGGACCGGCGGATACCGCCGGTATGCCTGGTCGGACGCGGATCTCTCACTGCGCGAATGGTTTCGGAGCTGCGCGGCCGCGCGATCGATGGATGTCGAGGAGGACCGCAACGGCAACCTGTGGGCCTGGTGGCTCCCCCGACATTGGATCGGCGAGCCCCGAGGCGCGTTCGTGACCGGCTCGCATCTGGATTCGGTGCCCGACGGCGGCGCGTTCGACGGCCCGCTGGGAGTCGTTTCGGCATTCACCGCGGTGGATGTGCTGCGAAGCCGCGGTGTCGAACCGACGATTCCCATTGCCGTGGTGGCTTTCTCGGACGAGGAGGGCGCGAGGTTCGGCGTCGCGTGCCTCGGCTCGCGGCTCACCGCGGGCGCGCTGGCACCCGAGCGTGCGCTGGGCCTGCGGGACAGCGACGGAATCACGGTGGCGGAGGCACTGACTCGTGCGGGACGGGATCCGCACGCACTCGGCCCCGATTCCACCCTCACCGATCGGGTCGGCGTCTTCGTGGAGCTGCACGTCGAACAGGGCCGCGCCCTGGACCTGCTGAATCGCCCCTTGGCGCTGGCCTCGGCGATCTGGCCGCACGGTCGCTGGGAATTCGATTTCACCGGCGAGGCCAACCACGCCGGGACGACCCGGCTGGTGGATCGTCGAGACCCGATGTTGCCGTTCGCCGCCGCGGTGCGGGCCGCACGAATCGAGGCGGCCGCGCGCGAAGCGGTCGCCACCTTCGGCAAGGTGCTCGTGGCACCCAATGGCACCAATGCGATTCCCTCGCGGGTGCGCGCCTGGCTCGACGCGCGGGCGGCCGACCAGCCGACCCTCGACGCGCTGGTGGCCCAGGTCATTCAGCTGGCGGCCGAGCAGGCCGCCGCCGACGGCGTAGAACTGGAGGTCCGCACCGAATCCCTGACGCCCAGAGTCGATTTCCCGACCGAAACCCGTGAGCGCCTGGCGACCGCGTTGTCCCACCTCGGCGACATCCCCGTCATCCCCACCCAGGCCGGCCACGACGCCGGCATCCTCGCCGCCCACGTCCCCACCGCAATGCTGTTCGTCCGCAACCCGACCGGCGTCTCGCACTCCCCGGCCGAGTTCGCCGAAGCGACCGACTGCCATACGGGCGCGTCAGCCTTGGCCGACGTGATGGCCGCCTGGGCCACCACGACTGACACACCCGACGGACCGACTGACACACCCGGCGGACCGACTGAACCACCCGGCGGAGCGAACTGA
- a CDS encoding ABC transporter family substrate-binding protein — protein sequence MRRVSTSIRFVIPIAAVGLVLSGCGSDSGGASGSGELGTTNDINPHPVSDLKDGGNLRLPLTSFPESFNYLQVDGTTGDTASVVGPLLGSPFVSNAANELSVDKNYFTDVQLTSTNPQVVTYTINPKAVWTDGSPITWEDLRSEFQAQNGSDNRYLVSSTDGYDRIGSVERGVDDRQAVVTYKQPYGEWKGMFSPLYPKAATESPEALNNWARTTLPVSAGPFVITNLDRTQNRITLGRNPKWWGETPKLDTITLSVLDAQAMLPAVQNNELDVAAAPGLEGVTTARNSPGVEVRRSPAPGYSFIAFNGAPGSILADVKLRQALAKAVDRQTIVETFLHGVVDNPKALGNHVYVSGQVGYQDNSAPYAFNLDQAAKELDALGWVRRGDVREKDGKQLVVRDVMYQQDAWVNDAKIIQADFQKIGVKLDIQTVPGQGLFTNVIDPGNYDLAQWSIGGTSFPLGILKQLFYYNPSNWLGNKSRIGSPELNAVIDQAVAELDPAKAIELANQADRMIWDEVWSLPFNQPAGTLAVRKDLANYGAFGMADKDYTKIGFLK from the coding sequence ATGCGGAGGGTTTCGACCTCGATCCGATTCGTGATCCCGATCGCCGCGGTCGGACTCGTCTTGTCCGGCTGCGGATCCGACAGCGGCGGTGCGAGTGGGAGCGGTGAACTCGGCACCACCAACGACATCAACCCGCATCCGGTATCCGATCTGAAGGACGGCGGGAATCTGCGGTTGCCGCTGACTTCCTTCCCGGAGTCGTTCAATTATCTGCAGGTGGACGGGACGACCGGCGATACCGCCAGTGTGGTCGGCCCGCTGCTGGGTTCTCCGTTCGTCAGCAATGCCGCCAACGAGTTGAGCGTCGACAAGAACTACTTCACCGACGTGCAGTTGACCAGCACTAACCCGCAAGTGGTCACCTACACCATCAATCCCAAGGCGGTGTGGACCGACGGCAGTCCCATCACCTGGGAGGATCTGCGGTCGGAGTTCCAGGCGCAGAACGGGTCCGACAATCGGTACCTGGTGTCGTCGACCGACGGGTACGACCGCATCGGCTCGGTCGAGCGGGGTGTCGACGATCGGCAGGCCGTGGTCACCTACAAGCAGCCTTACGGCGAGTGGAAGGGCATGTTCTCGCCGCTGTATCCCAAGGCGGCGACGGAATCTCCTGAGGCACTGAATAATTGGGCGCGTACTACGCTGCCGGTGAGCGCTGGGCCGTTCGTGATCACGAACCTCGACCGCACGCAGAATCGAATCACGTTGGGCCGCAACCCCAAGTGGTGGGGTGAGACGCCAAAGTTGGACACCATCACATTGAGCGTTCTGGATGCCCAGGCCATGCTGCCGGCCGTGCAGAACAACGAGCTGGACGTGGCGGCGGCGCCGGGGCTCGAGGGGGTCACCACGGCGCGGAATTCGCCCGGTGTGGAGGTGCGGCGCAGTCCGGCGCCGGGTTATTCGTTCATCGCGTTCAATGGCGCGCCCGGATCCATCCTCGCGGATGTGAAGCTGCGGCAGGCGCTCGCCAAGGCGGTCGACCGGCAGACCATCGTCGAGACCTTCCTGCACGGCGTGGTCGACAATCCGAAGGCATTGGGCAACCACGTGTATGTCTCGGGACAGGTTGGCTACCAAGACAATTCGGCTCCCTACGCCTTCAACCTGGATCAGGCCGCAAAGGAGCTCGACGCCCTGGGCTGGGTTCGCCGCGGTGACGTGCGCGAGAAGGACGGCAAACAGCTGGTCGTTCGCGACGTCATGTATCAGCAGGACGCCTGGGTGAACGACGCCAAGATCATTCAGGCCGACTTCCAGAAGATCGGCGTCAAGCTCGACATCCAAACCGTGCCGGGGCAGGGGCTTTTCACCAATGTGATCGATCCCGGCAATTACGATCTCGCGCAGTGGAGCATCGGGGGCACGTCGTTTCCGCTGGGCATCCTCAAGCAGCTCTTCTACTACAACCCGAGCAATTGGCTCGGCAACAAGTCGCGGATCGGCTCGCCGGAACTCAATGCCGTGATCGATCAGGCGGTCGCCGAACTCGATCCGGCGAAGGCGATCGAGCTCGCCAATCAGGCCGATCGGATGATCTGGGACGAGGTGTGGTCGCTGCCGTTCAACCAGCCCGCGGGCACCCTCGCCGTGCGTAAGGATCTCGCCAACTACGGGGCGTTCGGCATGGCGGACAAGGATTACACCAAGATCGGCTTTCTGAAGTGA